From Syngnathus typhle isolate RoL2023-S1 ecotype Sweden linkage group LG13, RoL_Styp_1.0, whole genome shotgun sequence, a single genomic window includes:
- the si:ch73-71c20.5 gene encoding DUF4748 domain-containing protein isoform X2 — protein MAAFGTVVLGTACKGAALVPGGGWLVTRYLSASLRQCLRLSVPAASLCTRGTEPQRSRKDSGVAGEEERESEGPEYIPLKKAKNPMMKIGYAWMIGLPTGIIGFLLAKRQVDKNRLKQLKVRQRIRNSNEGDYEGSRYRHAAETVKVDQ, from the exons ATGGCGGCCTTCGGGACAGTAGTCCTTGGCACAGCTTGCAAAG GTGCAGCCCTCGTTCCTGGAGGTGGGTGGTTAGTGACCAGATACCTTTCAGCGTCACTTCGCCAGTGTTTGAGGCTGTCAGTGCCGGCTGCATCGCTTTGCACTCGTGGGACGGAACCACAGAGAAGCCGAAAGGATAGTGGAGTGGCGGGGGAAGAGGAAAGGGAAAGTGAGGGTCCCGAGTACATTCCCCTTAAAAAGGCGAAAAATCCCATGATGAAGATTGGGTATGCATG GATGATAGGCCTCCCCACTGGTATTATTGGCTTTCTGCTGGCCAAAAGGCAAGTGGACAAGAACCGTTTAAAGCAGCTGAAAGTTCGACAGAGGATACGGAACTCAAACGAGGGCGACTACGAAGGGAGCCGCTATCGCCATGCTGCAGAGACTGTTAAAGTTGACCAATAA
- the si:ch73-71c20.5 gene encoding DUF4748 domain-containing protein isoform X1, with amino-acid sequence MAAFGTVVLGTACKVQCFAGAALVPGGGWLVTRYLSASLRQCLRLSVPAASLCTRGTEPQRSRKDSGVAGEEERESEGPEYIPLKKAKNPMMKIGYAWMIGLPTGIIGFLLAKRQVDKNRLKQLKVRQRIRNSNEGDYEGSRYRHAAETVKVDQ; translated from the exons ATGGCGGCCTTCGGGACAGTAGTCCTTGGCACAGCTTGCAAAG TTCAGTGTTTTGCAGGTGCAGCCCTCGTTCCTGGAGGTGGGTGGTTAGTGACCAGATACCTTTCAGCGTCACTTCGCCAGTGTTTGAGGCTGTCAGTGCCGGCTGCATCGCTTTGCACTCGTGGGACGGAACCACAGAGAAGCCGAAAGGATAGTGGAGTGGCGGGGGAAGAGGAAAGGGAAAGTGAGGGTCCCGAGTACATTCCCCTTAAAAAGGCGAAAAATCCCATGATGAAGATTGGGTATGCATG GATGATAGGCCTCCCCACTGGTATTATTGGCTTTCTGCTGGCCAAAAGGCAAGTGGACAAGAACCGTTTAAAGCAGCTGAAAGTTCGACAGAGGATACGGAACTCAAACGAGGGCGACTACGAAGGGAGCCGCTATCGCCATGCTGCAGAGACTGTTAAAGTTGACCAATAA
- the LOC133165289 gene encoding protein lifeguard 3-like — protein sequence MSRSDYPPGYNDAYVPPYPPQGDNYPAPPAYGFPGYAGPQPGQPSAPYPGNPSTPLFPGQPGFPPGMYPGQPQPAGPPGAGYPSQPPMPPMVPRTIPADVINSDDDFAARGSDWDSLSLRHAFIRKVYLILASQLLVTTAIVAVFTFVQPVKLFVQRNQAIYWASYAVYFVTHIVLVCCKGPRRKHPWNLILLSVFTLALSYMTGSISSFYDTKAVFLALAITVVVCIAVTVFCFQTKVDFTKCRGLFCVLGIVVFVTGIITVIVLSFKYIYWLHMLYAAIGAIAFTLFLAYDTQLLIGNRKYSISPEEYVFAALNIYVDVIQIFLFLLQIIGSSK from the exons ATGTCCAGATCAGACTACCCTCCAGGGTACAATGACGCCTATGTCCCACCGTACCCACCCCAGGGTGACAATTACCCAGCACCCCCTGCGTATGGCTTCCCCGGCTATGCCGGCCCTCAGCCGGGCCAGCCTTCTGCTCCATACCCCGGCAATCCAAGCACACCTCTTTTCCCGGGTCAGCCAGGCTTTCCTCCTGGTATGTACCCAGGACAGCCTCAACCCGCCGGGCCCCCTGGAGCCGGCTATCCCAGTCAGCCCCCTATGCCTCCCATGGTGCCACGAACCATCCCCGCAGACGTTATAAACTCTG ATGACGATTTTGCTGCAAGGGGAAGCGACTGGGACAGTCTGAGCCTTCGGCACGCTTTCATCAGAAAG GTGTATTTGATTCTGGCGTCCCAGCTCCTTGTCACCACAGCCATAGTGGCCGTTTTCACGTTTGT CCAACCGGTTAAATTATTTGTACAGCGGAACCAGGCTATCTACTGGGCATCATA tgctgTGTATTTTGTTACCCACATCGTGTTGGTGTGCTGCAAGGGCCCTCG GAGGAAACATCCATGGAACTTGATATTGCTCTCCGTCTTT ACCCTGGCGTTGTCTTATATGACTGGCTCCATATCCAG TTTCTACGATACAAAGGCAGTGTTTCTTGCTTTGGCCATCACTGTTGTTGTGTGCATCGCTGTCACTGTCTTCTGCTTCCAGACCAAG GTGGACTTCACCAAATGCCGGGGCCTCTTTTGTGTGCTTGGCATTGTCGTCTTTGTGACCGGCATCATCACCGTCATCGTGCTGTCCTTCAAATAT ATCTACTGGCTTCACATGCTTTACGCCGCTATAGGAGCTATCGCTTTCACCCTG TTCTTGGCGTACGACACACAGCTCCTCATCGGTAACAGGAAGTACTCCATCAGTCCTGAGGAATATGTGTTCGCTGCGCTTAACATCTACGTGGACGTCATTCAGATATTCCTCTTCCTGCTACAAATTATTGGTTCCAGCAAATAA